A region of the Planctomycetota bacterium genome:
CCCTGGATCACGTCCCAGGCGGCGGGGAGGTCGGCATCGATTCCGGCGGTGCCGCCGCTCTGTCCGGTGTTCTGCAGGTGCCAGAGGTTGCTCCAGCGCGGGTCGTTCGGGATCAAGAATCGCTGCCAGTTCTGGTGAAAATTGGGCGCTGCCCAGGCGAGGTCGGGGTCGGTTTCGAGCGAGTTGATCGCCGCAAGTGCCGCGGTGCCGGTGCCTGCCGAGAGCGTGGCAACGAACTGGTTCGGTGTGCCGGCCAGCGTTCGGTAGCCGCTGAACATCGGCCGGGCAGCGAAGTAGGCTGCCGGCATGATTCCCTCGGCGAGCTCGACGATCGCCTCGTCGAGGAGAACGGCCTCGGAGCGCGTCGAGAGGACATCAAACACCGGCGCCTCGCCGTCGATGACGCCGCGGGCATGGAGGGCCTGGAGTGTGGCGCCGTCGAGCGGCCCGGTCGTGGCATAGACGTCGAACCGGCTGCCGGCGAGCGGTCGAAGGGACGTCAGACCGAATTCGGCCTGCCATGCCGGGTCAGCCCGGCCGACCGCAGTCGCTGCCAAGGCGACCCGCGTGTTGCTGATCGCCATCCCGATCGTCTCGCCGTCGGCGATGTAGCGATACGGCAAAGCGGGATCATCGACGACTGTCTCGCCGACCTGTCCCGAGCCGAAAACCGAGCTCACGGCGTGAAGCCCATGGCTTGCCAACACCTGGCGTGGCTCGAGTCGCTCGGGATCAATGACGAGCGAAGAGTGATGTCGACGACGGGGCTTTCGCATCGCGAGGCTCCACGTTGGGCGGGTCGGTATCGATACGTCGGTTACTTACGCTGCAGGACGCGAACGTGATCGATCTCGAAACGAGACGGAAATGGCGTCGTGCCGTCAGGCGGTCCGACGAACCCGCCGCCCACGGCGAGGTTGATCACGAGATGAAACGGGTGGTCGAACGGCGCCGGAAACGCCTTGCCGCTGCTCGACCACTCGGTCTGTGTCTGCCAGGGCGCGCCGTCAACGAGCCAGGTGATCCGTCCCCGCTCCCACTCGATCGCGTAGGTGTGGAAGTCGTCGGCGAACGAGCCCTGAGGGAGCCGGTACTGCGTGCCGGTGTGGCGGTTGTCCGGCCACGGGCCGCCGTGGTGGAGCGTGCCCCAGAGGACGTTCGGCTCCTGCCCCTTGATCTCCATGATGTCGATCTCGCCGCTGGCGGCCCAGCCGCCGTGGGTGTCGTCGCTGGGGAGCATCCAGATCGCCGGCCAGATCCCCTGGCCGACAGGGATCTTGGCCCGGACCTCGACCCGGCCATACAGCCAGTCGCCGCGCCGTTTGCTGCGGATCCGCCCCGACGAAAACTCACGGACGGTCCCGGCGATGCCATGGTTGTCCTTCCGCGCCTCGATCACGAGCCGGCCGTCCTCGACGCGGACGTTTTCGTGCCGGTCGGTGTAG
Encoded here:
- a CDS encoding glycoside hydrolase family 16 protein, which gives rise to MPSLRLAVLYWVICLGAFSLAAEPDWKVVWEDAFDGTSLDWSKWEIEVNAFGGGNHELQLYTDRHENVRVEDGRLVIEARKDNHGIAGTVREFSSGRIRSKRRGDWLYGRVEVRAKIPVGQGIWPAIWMLPSDDTHGGWAASGEIDIMEIKGQEPNVLWGTLHHGGPWPDNRHTGTQYRLPQGSFADDFHTYAIEWERGRITWLVDGAPWQTQTEWSSSGKAFPAPFDHPFHLVINLAVGGGFVGPPDGTTPFPSRFEIDHVRVLQRK